A genomic window from Sphingobacterium spiritivorum includes:
- the ruvC gene encoding crossover junction endodeoxyribonuclease RuvC has product MQKEKTKERIILGIDPGTVVLGYGLLKETGKKISLISLGVIKMGHLDDHALKLQRIFKKTSALIEEYKPDCVALEAPFYGKNIQVMLKLGRAQGVAMAAALNHDIPIFEYSPRKIKQSVTGNGNATKEQVAAMLKTLLSFNETPEFLDATDGLAVAVCHSFQQNTSSSGTSKSYSGWEAFIKDNEKRVK; this is encoded by the coding sequence ATGCAAAAGGAAAAGACTAAAGAGCGTATTATTCTGGGAATTGATCCGGGAACTGTGGTGTTGGGCTATGGATTGTTAAAGGAAACCGGCAAAAAAATATCCCTTATTTCTCTGGGTGTTATTAAAATGGGACACCTTGACGATCATGCCTTGAAACTGCAGCGTATCTTTAAGAAGACTTCTGCTCTTATCGAAGAATACAAACCTGACTGTGTAGCCCTTGAAGCTCCCTTTTATGGTAAAAATATTCAGGTGATGCTCAAATTGGGTCGTGCTCAGGGGGTAGCTATGGCAGCAGCACTGAATCATGATATTCCTATCTTCGAATATTCTCCCCGTAAGATAAAGCAATCCGTGACTGGTAATGGTAATGCGACAAAAGAACAGGTCGCAGCCATGCTAAAAACTTTACTGAGCTTTAACGAAACTCCCGAATTTCTTGATGCCACAGATGGCCTGGCAGTTGCGGTCTGCCACTCTTTCCAACAAAATACGTCTTCTTCCGGAACATCAAAAAGTTACAGCGGATGGGAAGCTTTTATCAAAGACAACGAAAAACGTGTCAAATAG
- a CDS encoding Lrp/AsnC ligand binding domain-containing protein — translation MENNYSNYDLDTLDIQILSILMEDASIPYTEIAKKLIVSGGTIHVRMKKMEELGIIRGSNLIINPQKVGFDITAFLGIYLDKGSQYADAVEQLKKIKEVVELHYCTGQYSIFAKIICRDTGHLRKVLNEDIQSVKGIQRTETIISLEESIKRQISLI, via the coding sequence ATGGAAAATAATTATTCCAACTACGATTTAGATACACTAGACATCCAGATCTTGTCCATATTAATGGAGGACGCTTCGATTCCGTACACCGAAATAGCTAAAAAATTAATTGTTTCCGGCGGAACCATACACGTTCGTATGAAAAAAATGGAAGAACTTGGAATCATCCGTGGTTCTAATCTGATTATCAATCCTCAAAAAGTAGGTTTTGATATCACTGCATTCTTAGGTATCTATCTGGATAAAGGATCTCAATATGCCGATGCTGTAGAACAATTAAAGAAAATCAAAGAAGTAGTTGAGTTACATTATTGTACAGGTCAATACAGTATCTTTGCGAAAATTATCTGCCGGGATACCGGACACTTACGTAAAGTCCTGAATGAGGATATTCAATCTGTAAAAGGTATTCAGCGCACAGAGACTATCATCTCGCTGGAGGAAAGTATTAAGAGACAGATCAGTCTGATCTAA
- a CDS encoding lysylphosphatidylglycerol synthase domain-containing protein, which yields MTNNTRKYLNLIIKIAVLLLAGWYIYSKVSNQHNLYEFKLLMKGLDKNLVTGVLIAVVFLMFCNWFLEIVKWKFISRRIEQISWWRATEAVFCGLTWAIFTPNRIGEYGGRVMYLKAENRASGAVAMGVGHFAQLVLTSIFGALSIAWFMTTFLSLQPGMKILAWAAGIIYSAVFLLIFFNVHWVDKLVRRINFLKKIQPFFSVLEDYNRRELFVILGLSLSRFIIFTSQYIILMEVILPDLPFLSMVLMIFILFFIQSAVPSLDLFDFSVRSFVASNLYSYITTQEIAVMAIVSCIWFVNLILPAILGSFFAIKVNYLSDNKS from the coding sequence TTGACAAATAATACCCGGAAATATCTCAATTTAATTATCAAGATTGCTGTTCTGCTATTAGCGGGGTGGTATATATATTCTAAAGTCAGCAATCAGCATAATCTTTATGAATTCAAGCTCCTGATGAAAGGACTGGACAAAAATCTGGTTACCGGAGTATTGATTGCTGTTGTTTTCCTGATGTTCTGCAACTGGTTTCTGGAGATTGTAAAATGGAAGTTTATCAGCCGGCGTATCGAACAGATCAGTTGGTGGAGGGCAACGGAAGCTGTTTTTTGCGGTCTTACATGGGCTATTTTTACACCAAACCGGATAGGAGAGTATGGCGGTAGGGTGATGTATTTAAAAGCAGAAAACCGTGCATCCGGAGCAGTAGCGATGGGAGTCGGGCATTTTGCCCAGCTAGTACTGACCAGTATATTCGGGGCGCTGAGTATTGCCTGGTTTATGACGACATTTCTTTCTTTACAACCTGGGATGAAGATTCTTGCATGGGCGGCAGGAATAATCTATTCAGCTGTGTTTCTCCTAATTTTCTTCAATGTACACTGGGTGGACAAACTGGTTCGCAGAATTAACTTTCTTAAAAAAATACAACCTTTTTTTTCCGTTCTCGAAGACTATAACAGACGTGAACTTTTTGTTATTCTTGGGCTGTCATTATCCCGGTTTATTATCTTCACTTCACAATATATCATCCTGATGGAAGTAATTCTTCCGGATTTACCATTTTTATCAATGGTTTTGATGATTTTTATCTTGTTTTTTATACAATCTGCCGTACCTTCGCTTGATTTATTTGATTTTAGTGTCCGGAGTTTTGTTGCCAGTAATTTATATAGTTACATTACTACACAGGAGATTGCTGTTATGGCCATTGTTTCCTGTATCTGGTTTGTCAATCTGATTTTACCGGCGATTCTGGGCTCATTTTTTGCAATAAAAGTTAATTATTTAAGTGATAACAAGTCTTAG
- a CDS encoding M20 family metallo-hydrolase: protein MSNMLTLIDKSIRLLQELIRIPSLSREEADTADHIQRYLESYAVKTHRKGNNIWAYNRFYDAGKPTILLNSHHDTVKPNPGYSRDPFQAEIIGDKLFGLGSNDAGGCLVSLIAVFLHFYEQKDLRYNFCFAATAEEEISGLNGISAIVEDLGSLDFAIVGEPTLMDLAITEKGLMVLDCESEGVAGHAAREEGVNAIYEAMPDIEWFRTFRFPKESESLGPVKMSVTQINAGSQHNVVPSTCSFVVDVRTTDAYSNEETLAIIQQHVRSSVKARSTRLTSSFIPKDHPVVKAGTALGRHTYGSPTMSDQALLRIPSLKLGPGDSARSHMADEYIYVHEIEQGIPLYIQILDQIVH, encoded by the coding sequence ATGAGTAATATGCTGACCCTGATCGATAAAAGTATTCGTCTGTTGCAGGAGCTGATTCGTATTCCGTCTTTAAGCAGGGAGGAAGCCGATACTGCAGATCATATTCAACGCTATCTGGAGTCATATGCTGTAAAGACGCATCGAAAGGGAAATAATATCTGGGCATATAACCGCTTTTACGATGCCGGTAAGCCTACTATTTTGCTGAATTCACATCATGATACAGTAAAACCGAATCCCGGATATTCCAGAGATCCTTTTCAGGCTGAGATTATCGGTGATAAACTTTTTGGTCTCGGGAGTAATGATGCAGGCGGTTGTCTGGTATCTCTTATTGCCGTATTCCTGCACTTTTATGAACAAAAGGATCTGCGATATAATTTTTGTTTCGCAGCGACAGCAGAGGAAGAAATCTCAGGACTCAACGGTATATCTGCTATCGTAGAAGATTTGGGAAGTCTGGATTTTGCAATAGTAGGTGAACCTACACTTATGGATCTCGCCATTACCGAAAAGGGCTTGATGGTGCTGGACTGTGAGTCAGAGGGTGTAGCCGGTCATGCTGCAAGGGAAGAAGGTGTAAATGCTATTTATGAAGCAATGCCGGATATCGAATGGTTCAGAACTTTTCGTTTTCCTAAAGAATCAGAAAGTCTGGGTCCTGTAAAGATGTCAGTTACTCAGATAAATGCGGGTTCCCAGCATAATGTAGTGCCGTCAACCTGTTCTTTTGTGGTCGATGTGCGTACGACTGATGCTTACAGTAATGAAGAAACGCTGGCCATTATTCAGCAACATGTACGATCATCTGTCAAAGCAAGATCTACACGTCTTACTTCTTCTTTTATTCCTAAAGATCATCCGGTTGTGAAAGCCGGTACAGCATTAGGACGCCATACGTACGGTTCGCCGACGATGAGCGATCAGGCATTATTACGTATACCTTCTTTAAAACTGGGACCAGGGGATTCTGCACGTTCGCATATGGCAGACGAATATATTTATGTCCATGAAATAGAACAGGGAATTCCTCTCTATATACAGATATTAGATCAAATCGTACATTAA